The sequence GGCCAGCTCATCGCGGCCCTGGAAGAAACCGCGGCCCAGAGCCTGCCCACCGGGTTCGGCTACGAGTGGACGGGCATGGCCCTGCAGGAGAAGGAGTCCGCCGGGACCTACGGGCCGGTCTTCGCCCTGGCCCTGCTGATGGTCTTCCTCTGCCTGGCGGCCCTTTACGAAAGCTGGGCCATTCCCTTTGCCGTGCTCTTCGCCCTGCCCCTGGGGGCCTTGGGAGCCTTTAGCGGGCAGTGGATGCGCGGTCTGGACAACAATGTCTACGCCCAGATCGGTTTGGTCATGCTCATCGGCCTGGCGGCCAAGAACGCCGTGCTCATCGTGGAATACGCGAAGGCGGCCTATGATCGGGGCATGGACGTGGTGGAAGCAGCCGTGGAGGCCGCCAAAATGCGCTTCCGCCCGATCCTGATGACCTCGCTGGCCTTCATTCTGGGCGTCCTGCCCCTGGTCACGGCCAGCGGGGCCGGAGCCTCGGCCCGCCACGCCCTGGGCACCTCGGTCTTCGCCGGCATGATCGCGGCCACCTTCCTGGGCGTGGTCTTCGTGCCCTTTCTCTACGCCCTGGTGATTGGGATGCTGGATCGGTTGCGGGGAGGGAGACGCATTCCGCCCGCAGGGAATGCCGCCGACTGACCGGATCAGGCGGTTGGGAGGAAACTGGATAAAGCCGCGTGGAGCGAGAGACAGCGCGGCGCGTCAACGTTTCGGTTTCCGGCTTCGGGATGGGCTGATCCCCAGTTTGCGCATTTTGCCCCGCAGAGTGCTGGGGTTGAGGTCCAGCAGTTCCGCGGCGCCGCCGGGCCCAATGACCTTGCCGCCCGTGCGTTCCAGGGCCGTGGTGATCACCCGGGCCACGGCATGGTCGAAGGGGAGCACGTCTTCTGCCAAGGACGGCGACGGTGTCGCTGTTGGCGCACGTCCTCCTGGATGCAGCTCCACGGTCAGCACGTCGGAGTCGGGCGAGGTTGTCGAATTCAGACGCTGATTCTGGCTCTGACTTTGGATCAGGGAGCGTTCCACCAGATTTTGCAGCTCCCGCACGTTGCCGGGCCAAGGATGCTGCTTGAGCAAGTCCATAGCCCCCGGGGCCGGGCGGACCTTGCGGGTGATCTTCATCTCCCGGGTTTTCCTGGTCAGCAGGTGGTCCAGCAGGGCCGGGATGTCCTGAGGGCGGTGCCGCAGGGGCGGGATCATGATCGGGAAGACGTTCAGCCGGAACCAGAGATCTTCGCGAAACGTCCCCTCCCGGACCATCTGCTCCAGGTTGCGGTGCGTGGCACTGATAATCCGGACGTCCACCGGAATGGTCCGCGTACCGCCGACCCGTTCGATTTCCTTCTGCTGCAAGACCCGCAAGAGCTTGACCTGGGCGCCCGGCGTCAGCTCGCCGATCTCATCCAAAAAAATCGTGCCGCCCTGCGCGCGCTCGAACCGGCCCCGCTTCAGGGCAATGGCGCCGGTAAACGCCCCTTTTTCGTGGCCGAACAGCTCGCTGTCCAGCAGACTCTCGGGCAAACCGCCGCAGTTGACCTTGACAAACGGGCCATTGCGCCGGGGAGAAGCCCGGTGTAGCGCGCTGGCCAGGAGTTCCTTGCCCGTGCCGGTCTCCCCCAGGAGCAACACCGGGCTCTCCAAGGGGGCCACCTGCCGAACCAACCGCATCACTTCCCGAAGTCCCAGATCCGCGCCGATGATGGTGTCGCTGGAGGAAATGCCGCGCAGTTCGTTGAACAAATACTGGTTGTCGTCCTCCAGCATTTCCTTGAGCCGGACCACCTCCTGATATTGCAGGGCATTGGCCAGAGCCACGGCAAAGGGTTCATTGAGGGTGTTCATCAGCCGGGCATGCCGGTCCGTATAGCGGTCGCGGCCCTCGGTCCCCAACAGCAGAACGCCAATGCGTTTGGATTCCAAAGTCAGATCGGTGAGAAGCAGAGAGGTGTTTTCAGGCCATGTCATCTTCAGCAGCGGCAGTATTTCCGGTTCAGCCTCGCGCCAGTCGTTGATAATGCGGAATGTGGGCTCTGACTGCCACCTTTGATGCATATATGCCAGGGAAGCATCGGGGATGGGCAAGGGTTCCGGTACCTTGGGCCAATAGTTGGGGACAATGCGGACGATGGTCCGCCCGAGGTTCAGGTCCGGCTCGAACAGACCGACGAACAGGCCATCCGCCGGAACGAACTCCCGAATGAACTCCAAGGTCCGCTCCATCGCCCGTCTCGGATTCAAACTGCTGCAGATCCGTAACGTCGCTTCCCGGAAAAAAGTGTTTTCGTCCACATGTATCTCGATGGTGTCATATTTGGCGGATTGTATTAATGCGTCATATTTGGCTGGTCACTTCTTGTCAAATATGACGCAAAACATCAACGCATCACATCAAAGCTTTGAAATCAATAGCTATCGATTGTGGCATGAGAAATGAATACCCCTGGCGTCAAAGTAGGCGCTACTTCGAACGTTTTGTCCGGAGGCGGGGAAATGCAGGAGTTCAGGGTCAAGCGGACCGGCAAGGCCGACCTTGTGTTTCAGGGCAAGGTCATTTTCGCTCTGGGATTGGAGAAGGTCAAATTCGTGCTCTATCTGACGCGGGAGGGGAGGTACGTCTTGTCTCGCGAGTATTCCTTTCTTGGTCTGCGTTATTTCAGAAGAGCCCAGCTTTTCGACACCCTGAAGGAGTTGAACGCCTTCGCGACTTCGGAAAAGGACATGGACGCCGTACGGTTCATCATAAAGAACGACGAGTCGTTCTTCCGGACAATGATCTGACGACCTCGAATTCCGTCCGCGGCGAAACAGGCCGCGCCAAAGTAATGCCATGCAAAGAATGGAAGTCATCTACGTTTGCCCCCTTAGTCGCGAAGATGGAGCAAGGGCGAAGGAAAGCGCCGAGGAGTTGTATCTTTCCGGCGACGGGGCCGTGAATTGCATTGACGTCTGGACGTGTCCGGAGCGGGAGGGCGACATCGTCATTTTGCTCTATCAGGACCAGGAGCCGGGTATGCAGGATTTGTCCACGGAAGGCGTCCGGATCGCGGACTTTTTTTCGCGATACGGCTGGGTGTCGCATACTCGATGGTCGAGAGTGTGAAAAAAACAGAAGTCAGAAGTCAGAAGGTTGGAATGATCTCGATTTCGAGCATGCACTGGCTGATTGTGTTGAATGGAAAGCAGAATGGGGATGATGTGAAGATATGGAGGGTTGGATGCGAAGGATAGATTTTTTGGTATGGCGTGGCGCGGCAATGATGGTCGTTTTGCTGCTTGTTCTGGGATTGGCGGCGTGCGGCGGGCCCTCGGAGTCCCAGGAGCGTCCCGCGCCTCCTCCTCCGCCGGTGACCGTTTTGACCGTGCAGACGCGGGACGTGGAAGTGGTTCGGGAGTATCCGGCCAGGGTTCACGGCTCGCGTCAGGTTCAAGTGCGCTCCAGGGTAGAGGGGATCCTCCGGGAACGGCTGTTCGAGGAAGGGCGGTCCGTCAAAAAGGATGAGCTGCTGTTTCGCATCGATCCGGAACGCTACGAGATCGCCCTGCTTCGGGCCGAGGCCGATTTGGCCGACGCCCGGGCCAGTCTGAACCATGCCCAGCGGGAATGGGCCAGATACTCCAATTTGTTCGCCGAAGCCGCGGTAAGCGAACTGGAAAAGGACAAGGCTCTGACCGACCTGGAACGGGCTCAGGCCCGTCACGCCCAGGCCGAAGTGGTCGTGGCCGACGCCCGGCGCAGCCTCGGCTACACGGAAGTCCGCGCTCCCGTAGCCGGGGTGACCGGCATGGAGAGCCTCTCCGAGGGCAATTTGATCGAATGGGCCGGGCTGCTGGCCACCATCACCCAACAGGATCCGGTGCATGTCCGGTTCGCCATGCCGGAAGTCGACGCCGCGATGCGCGGCGTCGACGAGCGCTCCCGGCGCGCCAGGCTGCTGTTGCCGGGAGGCCTGGAACATCCTCGCCAGGGGGACATCGACTTCACCGCGAGCGTCATCGACCCCCGGACCGGCACGGTTACGGCCCGGGCCGTTTTCCCCAATCCCGACCTGACGCTGATCCCCGGGCAATTCGTCCGGATTCAGGTCGTCTTGCGGCTTCTGGAGAGGGTGTTCACGGTGCCGGAGGCCGCGGTGGGGCAGGGGCGGGAAACAACGCACCTATTCGTCGTGGACGACGAGAACACGGCTCGGCTCAGGCCGGTTCGCCTGGGACCGGTGACCGATGGTCGGCAGATCATTCTGGAGGGGCTGAAGAGCGGCGACCAAGTCGTGATCAACGGCCAGGCGGCCCTGCGCGACGGCATGCCCGTGAACGTCGTGGAGACCGTCCATGACGATGCCATGGAGGACGCCCCCAAGGGTGATCACGTGAGCGACCAAGTGAGCAACGGTCAAATTCCCGGGGAGAATCCGAAGCCGGAGGAACGCTGATGTTTCGCTTTTTCATCGACCGGCCGATCTTCGCCTCGGTCATTTCCATCATCATCGTCATGGCCGGGGCCGCGGCCCTGCGCGTGTTGCCCGTGGAGCAGTATCCGGACGTCGTCCCGCCGCAGATCGTGGTTTCGGCCATGTATCCCGGGGCCAGTTCCGAGGTCATCGCCGCGGCCGTGGCCGCGCCTCTGGAGCAGGAAATCAACGGCGTGGACGACATGATCTACATGGAGTCCAGCGCCACGGACTCCGGCATGCTGCAGATCACGGTCTCCTTTGAAATGGGCACGGACCCGGACCAGGCGGCCATCAACGTGAACAACCGGGTCCAGGCGGCCGCCTCCCGGCTGCCCCAACGGGTTCGGGATTTGGGGGTGCGCGTGGAGGCCCGCTCCACGAACATCCTGATGGTCCCGGTGCTCTACTCGCCCGACGACAGCCAGAGCACGCTGTTCATCAGCAACTATGCCTTGCTCAACGTTCTGGACGAGCTGGTCCGGCTGCCCGGGGTAGGCGATGCGTCCCTGTTCGGAGCCCAGGACTATTCCATGCGCATTTGGCTGAATCCGGACAAACTGGCCCAATATGACCTGACCCCGTCGGACGTGGCCGCCGCGGTCCGGGAACAGAACGCCCTGTTCGCCGCCGGGCAGTTGGGCGCCGCGCCTTCCTCGGCGGACCAGGCCTTCACCTTTGCCGTGACCACCCGAGGGCAGTTGGCCGACACCCGTGAATTCGAGGAGATCATCCTGCGCTCCTCCGAGGACGGGGCCGTGTTGCGCCTGGGCGACGTGGCCCGGGCCGAGCTGGGTTCGCAGAGCTATGCGTTTTCCGCCTCGTACAATGGTCAATCCGCCGTGCCCCTCGGGGTCTATCTCCAACCCGGCGCCAACGCCCTGGATACAGCCTCCCGGGTCCACGATACCCTGGAGGAACTCTCCCGGCACTTCCCCCCCGGCGTGGCCTACACCGTGGCCTACGACACCACGGAATTCGTGGAGATATCCATCCGCGAGGTGATGATCACCCTGTTCATCGCCGTGGTCCTGGTAGTGTTGGTCACCTTCGTCTTCCTGCAACGCTTCCGGGCCACGCTGATCCCGGCAGCGGCCATCCCCGTCTCCCTGGTGGGCACCTTCGCCGGAATGCTGCTCCTGGGCTTTTCCGTGAATCTGCTGACCCTGTTCGGCCTGGTGCTGTCCATCGGCATCGTGGTGGACAACGCGATCATCGTCCTGGAAAACGTGGATCGGCTGATGCGCGAGCAGGGTCTGCGAGCCCGGGAAGCGGCCGTCGAGACCATGAAACAGGTCTCCGGGGCCGTGGTCTCCTCTACCCTGGTCCTGGTGGCGGTCTTCGTGCCCGTGGCGTTTCTGGGCGGAATGACCGGCGAACTCTACCGTCAGTTCGCGGTGACCATCTCCGTCTCCGTGGTAGTCTCCGGCGTGGTGGCCTTGACCCTGACTCCGGCCATGTGCGCCCTGTTGCTGGACCGCAAGCCTCGGAAAACCTCCGGGCCCTTCGCCCTGTTCAACTATCTGTTCGACAAGCTCACCTCCGTGTTCGCCTGGGTCGTGGAGAAAATGCTGCGCCACTCCGTGATCAGCATGCTGCTCTTTCTGGCCGTGACCGCCGGGACGGTGTACGCGGTCTCGCGTTTGCCCTCCGGCCTGGTCCCTCAGGAGGACCAGGGCGTGGCTCTGGTCGTCTATCAACTGCCCCAAGGCGCGGCCCTGCCGCGCACCGAGGCCGCGCGCGAGACCATCACGGACATGCTCACCAGCCTGGAGGAGGTCCAGGAGTTCACCACCGTGGCCGGATTCGACATTTTTGACGGAGCCCTGCGCACCAACGTCGGCCTGGGCTTCGCCAATCTGACCGACTGGAAGGACCGCCAAGCCCCGGGCCAGGACGCCATGTCCCTGGCCGGGCGGATCATGGGCATGGGCATGGGTGTTCAGGAAGCCAACGTGCTGGCCTTCACCCCGCCGCCCATCCAGGGCTTGTCCCTGACCGGGGGCGTGCAGGGCTACCTGGAGGTCCGCGACGGTTCCTCGCCCCGGGAAATTGAGTCCCTGGCCGGACGCTTCATCGCCGCGATCAATGCCCGCCCGGAAGTGATCAACGCCCGGGTCACCCTGAGCACCACCATTCCTCGCTACCACGCCGAAGTGGACCGGGAAAAGGCCCGGGCCGCGGGAGTGTCCATCAATCAGATTTTCGAGGCCATGCAGAGCACCTTCGGCGCCCTGTACGTCAACGACTTCACCCTGGCCGGGCGCAATTGGCAGGTGAACATGCAGTCCGAAGGCGAGTTCCGGAACCGCCCCGAGGACCTGAACCGGGTCTTCGTCCGCTCGGAGCACGGCGAGATGCTGCCCTTGAGCGCCCTGGTCGCCCTGGAACGCCGACCGGGACCGGACGTCATCAACCGTTTCAACGTCAACAACGCGGCCAAGTTCTTCGCCGACCCGGCCCCGGGCTTCACCACGGGCCAGGCCAAGCAGGCCATTGAGGAAGCAGGCGCGGAAATTCTGGGCTTGTCGGCGCGCATCGGCTGGGTGGGCGAGGCCTATCAGCTGGACGCCGCGGCCGGGGCCGGAGGGCTGGCCTTCGGGCTGGGATTGCTGATGGTCTTTCTGATCCTGGCCGCCCAGTACGAGCGCTGGTCCCTGCCCTTTGCCGTGGCCTCGGCCGTGCCCTTCGGCGTGCTCGGCGCGGCCCTGTCCGGGCTGTGGCGCGGCTTTCCCAACGATATCTACTTCCAGATCGGGTTGCTGGTGCTCATCGGGCTGGCGGCTAAAAACGCCATTCTCATCGTGGAGTTCGCGGCCCAGAACCGGGAACGCGAAGGTTTGTGCGCCTTCGACGCGGCCCTGGCCGCGGCCCGGCAGCGTTTCCGGGCGATCATGATGACCGCCCTGACCTTCATCATCGGCTCCCTGCCCCTGGTCTTCGCCACGGGGGCCGGAGCAAACAGCCGCCAGGAGATCGGGACCGTGGTGGTGGGCGGGATGATCCTGGCCAGCTCCCTGGCCCTGCTCTTCGTCCCGGTGTTCTACAAGCTGATGGACGACTCTTCCTTCTGGTTCCATAATCGAAAAATGTTGTGCCCGAAAAAAGAGGTCAACAATGTATAGGCGATGTTTTTTTCTCTTCCGTATGGTAGCAGTTCTGCTGGTTTTCGCG comes from Desulfonatronum thiodismutans and encodes:
- a CDS encoding efflux RND transporter periplasmic adaptor subunit, which gives rise to MRRIDFLVWRGAAMMVVLLLVLGLAACGGPSESQERPAPPPPPVTVLTVQTRDVEVVREYPARVHGSRQVQVRSRVEGILRERLFEEGRSVKKDELLFRIDPERYEIALLRAEADLADARASLNHAQREWARYSNLFAEAAVSELEKDKALTDLERAQARHAQAEVVVADARRSLGYTEVRAPVAGVTGMESLSEGNLIEWAGLLATITQQDPVHVRFAMPEVDAAMRGVDERSRRARLLLPGGLEHPRQGDIDFTASVIDPRTGTVTARAVFPNPDLTLIPGQFVRIQVVLRLLERVFTVPEAAVGQGRETTHLFVVDDENTARLRPVRLGPVTDGRQIILEGLKSGDQVVINGQAALRDGMPVNVVETVHDDAMEDAPKGDHVSDQVSNGQIPGENPKPEER
- a CDS encoding sigma 54-interacting transcriptional regulator, encoding MERTLEFIREFVPADGLFVGLFEPDLNLGRTIVRIVPNYWPKVPEPLPIPDASLAYMHQRWQSEPTFRIINDWREAEPEILPLLKMTWPENTSLLLTDLTLESKRIGVLLLGTEGRDRYTDRHARLMNTLNEPFAVALANALQYQEVVRLKEMLEDDNQYLFNELRGISSSDTIIGADLGLREVMRLVRQVAPLESPVLLLGETGTGKELLASALHRASPRRNGPFVKVNCGGLPESLLDSELFGHEKGAFTGAIALKRGRFERAQGGTIFLDEIGELTPGAQVKLLRVLQQKEIERVGGTRTIPVDVRIISATHRNLEQMVREGTFREDLWFRLNVFPIMIPPLRHRPQDIPALLDHLLTRKTREMKITRKVRPAPGAMDLLKQHPWPGNVRELQNLVERSLIQSQSQNQRLNSTTSPDSDVLTVELHPGGRAPTATPSPSLAEDVLPFDHAVARVITTALERTGGKVIGPGGAAELLDLNPSTLRGKMRKLGISPSRSRKPKR
- a CDS encoding efflux RND transporter permease subunit, with product MFRFFIDRPIFASVISIIIVMAGAAALRVLPVEQYPDVVPPQIVVSAMYPGASSEVIAAAVAAPLEQEINGVDDMIYMESSATDSGMLQITVSFEMGTDPDQAAINVNNRVQAAASRLPQRVRDLGVRVEARSTNILMVPVLYSPDDSQSTLFISNYALLNVLDELVRLPGVGDASLFGAQDYSMRIWLNPDKLAQYDLTPSDVAAAVREQNALFAAGQLGAAPSSADQAFTFAVTTRGQLADTREFEEIILRSSEDGAVLRLGDVARAELGSQSYAFSASYNGQSAVPLGVYLQPGANALDTASRVHDTLEELSRHFPPGVAYTVAYDTTEFVEISIREVMITLFIAVVLVVLVTFVFLQRFRATLIPAAAIPVSLVGTFAGMLLLGFSVNLLTLFGLVLSIGIVVDNAIIVLENVDRLMREQGLRAREAAVETMKQVSGAVVSSTLVLVAVFVPVAFLGGMTGELYRQFAVTISVSVVVSGVVALTLTPAMCALLLDRKPRKTSGPFALFNYLFDKLTSVFAWVVEKMLRHSVISMLLFLAVTAGTVYAVSRLPSGLVPQEDQGVALVVYQLPQGAALPRTEAARETITDMLTSLEEVQEFTTVAGFDIFDGALRTNVGLGFANLTDWKDRQAPGQDAMSLAGRIMGMGMGVQEANVLAFTPPPIQGLSLTGGVQGYLEVRDGSSPREIESLAGRFIAAINARPEVINARVTLSTTIPRYHAEVDREKARAAGVSINQIFEAMQSTFGALYVNDFTLAGRNWQVNMQSEGEFRNRPEDLNRVFVRSEHGEMLPLSALVALERRPGPDVINRFNVNNAAKFFADPAPGFTTGQAKQAIEEAGAEILGLSARIGWVGEAYQLDAAAGAGGLAFGLGLLMVFLILAAQYERWSLPFAVASAVPFGVLGAALSGLWRGFPNDIYFQIGLLVLIGLAAKNAILIVEFAAQNREREGLCAFDAALAAARQRFRAIMMTALTFIIGSLPLVFATGAGANSRQEIGTVVVGGMILASSLALLFVPVFYKLMDDSSFWFHNRKMLCPKKEVNNV